CATCACCCTGGGTCCAAAGGGTTGGGCAGGGGTTGGGAAGGGACTGGCAGGAGGCCCTCCATGGAGGCCCCTTTTCTTTAGCTCCCAACTCCTCTAGCCTTGGTCTGGCACTTGTGCTCCTCAGGTTGAGGCCGATTTCTCATTTCCCCCAAGATAGGCCCTGAATTCAGGAATGGGAAGTGATGGGTAGGAGAGCTGAACATTTTgtgcccctgcccccatcctgctCTAGGCAGTCGGGGCCAAGTTCTCTGAGAGCACCTATCCCTGGAGCTGAACCTGCCCTCACCCCCCAGGCTCAGGTTCGTCCTCGCTGTGGACGCCTCGTGGCCTTCAGCTCCGGTGGGGAGAATCCCCACGGTGTGTGGGCTGTGACGCGGGGACGGCGCTGCGCCCTGGCACTGTGGCACACCTGGGCACCTGAGCACAGGGAGCAGGTGAGGAGGAACAGGAGCAGGAAGGGATGGCCCTCCTGGTGTGTGAAGGAtgaggggcaggggctgagaTGCCCCAGGGAGGGTCCTTGGGGCAAGGCGATGCAGGGGATTGGGCCAgactctcctccccactccctaggagtggacagaagccaaagAGCTACTGAAGgagccagaggaggaagaggaggaggaggaggaggaagaggaagaaacgCCAAGCAGAGACCCTTCCCCAGAACCCCCCAGCCGCAGGCTTCAGCGGGTCCAGGACAGAGTTGGGAAACCACCTCGGGTCCGAGAGGAGCTGTGAGGGACTGAGCCAGCTCCTTGGGGAGGTGGCCACTTGACTTGTGAAGGGCCGCCTTGATGCCAGGACCCACGAGAGGCCCCCATGTGATGAGAGCAGAACAGCGAGCTCTCTGTCCCTGCACCCCTACTCCCTTGGGGATCACGAGGGCTGTCCAGCCCTGGACTCAGAGGACAGTGCACAGACGAGCCTAGAGCTCACGAGGCCTGGCTGATGGACCTCCAGCCCTAGGACAGACCGAGGACACTATGCCTCCCTGGAAAGAAATGGCAGGGATAGGACCCGACTGCTTCCAATGTGAAGGATGAGAGGGAGGATAGCCCCAGTGCCCTGTCCCAGCCTGTAATAAAGAGCTGAAGATCCCTCAGCCAGGGCCCGATGGAGTGTATCACAGTTTCTCTGGTGTCTGCAGAGGGGAGTGGCTGTGGCTGGCCTGGGAGGAGACAGGTGTCTTTGGGCCTCCCAGAGGCGGGGCCACTCAAAGCCTGTGATTTGTCAGGGAAATCTCGGCCACCTGCTCCCCGCATGCAAATGGACCTAAACCCCTGACAGCTGCTCCTTGGGCCTCCAACTCTAAGCCCCGTCTTCCCTCTCTGAGCTTGACCGAGACATAGGGCAGCCTGATCCCTCTGGTTCCAGCCTTCACAGCCCCAGCAGGACTCCGTGAGTCATGGTGGCAAGGAGTGGGCCAAACCCCAGATGGGAGCGGGGTCGGGGTTGCTCCCGCTTCCCACCCTTGGTCCACTCAAAGCAGGGACAGGCCCGTCCATCTTCCTCTCTGGATCCCCTgtgcctttccccaccccccaggatcAGACCCAGGGGCAGCTGGTTGGGGTTTGTTGAGAAGAAGGATTATCCAGATCAGTCCCTTCTAATCTCAGCTCCTGCCTGCACCCTCCCCATATTCACCGTAACCCTCTTACCCCCCCTTCCCCACAACTCTGAACTAAGAGTCAAAATCTTGGGCATTGACGATGAGCCACCTCTCACCCTCCTATTCTGGCTCCTGGACTGGTTGCTAGGCAGGCCCTGACTGCCACGATCATCAGCGTTGGTGGGGGCAAGggcctggcggggtggggggtgggggggctggagcTGTGGTTGCTTCTGctcttctgcccccctcccaaacCCCAAACTTTAATCCTCACAGCTTTGCTCTAATCCCATGGGGCCTGATGCTCTTATCTCTGCCTACAGGGAGACTGGCCCAGGAAGCACCcctcagcccctcttccctccaggGCTTGTGAGGGGCTGCTGCTCTCTATAGCCCCACATCCCTGTTCCCACCTACCCACCGCCCCAGGCTGGGCCCAAGTCTCTCTGGAAGCTGCacacctcccttcctgccctcGCCCCACACCGTTGCCAGCTGATTTCATTTGCCTGACGTCGTCGTTGTCGTTGCCCTACCCTTCTCTGTCAGTGCTCCccctgacccccccacccccagagttggggccaggccaggccagctcCTCTGGCAGCAGAGCCGGGGCAGGTGACGGGTTGGCGTCGCAGCTGAGGGAGTGAGGAAGCGCCTGGAAACCTGGGAGAGGTCCAGTCAGAGTCCAAGTAAGAGGGGGCTGGCCTGGCTCGGctgtctggggctgggggctgcagggagggctCGGGCAGGGCTGGGCTTGGCTGTGCAGGGCTCCAAACGTGAAGGGGCTGGTGAGGCAGTGGTGCAGGCCACCCAGTCGTCTCTCAATTTCTTgtagtgggttccagcccctgaGTCAGGTGCGGGGGAGAGGACAGAAACGTGGCCTGGTGGGGACCCCCCCCACGCTTACCCCTTGTTCCCGACAGGAGCCGGAGCTACCCCTCAACCTGTCAGCCATGGGGGAAATGGAGCAGCTGAGGCAGGAAGCGGAGCAGCTCAAGAAGCAGATTGCCGTAACCCCAGAGCCCTTCCACAGGGGGACCCCAGAAAACATGGAACCGGGGACACGAGGGAgtgtggatgggggtgggggggaagggggctggaTTTACTCTTGAGTGACACCTTAGAGAACCCTGACCTGGAAGTGGCCAGAGACTTTCTGAACGTGGATCTCAAATTTGAGATGTCCCCCAAACCCTAGAGCCCCGAAGCCCACCTACCTCAGAGGCCCATGCACCCACTACCCTCACCTTGTGTTGATGCTCCCCTGATGTCTGCTTctccacccgccccctccccaggatgCCCGGAAAGCCTGTGCTGACATTACTCTGGCAGAGGTGAGACCTCCTGTCCTACCCCCTAAGGCAGGGCCGGAGGgcatggcaggggaggggagggaagctcCCTGGTGCCCAAGCTTTAGTACAGCGTGTCCCTAGAATGAGGAACCACATTGATTAATTCATTCGACAAACATTTAGTGAGATCTGCTGTGGGCCGGCCCCTTACTGGAAGCTAAGAATGCAGATGATGTCCCTGTCCTCACCCATAACACAAGAATGATCACATGCTCTCACAGggtggtgaggatgaggagagggACGGTGCTTTGCAAATCACAAAGCCCTTATAGACCAGTTACTAGTTTTCTAATCGTGTCCTCCACCAATTCTAAGGGCACATCTTTTCACATTGTGACATCTCTGAGATCAAGATGCGTCCAAAAATAGATGATGCCTTACATTTATAATGGgcaacatgttttctttctcagtgatACCTAGAGGCCTGGTGCTTCTTAGAGTTGGTGGCACCTTATATtggattaaatatgttaatagtAAGAGggaacatttactgaacacttgcCGCGAGCCAAACACTGGGCTAAGTTGCTTAGATACGTAACTGCGTTTAATTTTCATGATGACACCATGAGTTGATGCTACAGTAaacctcattttgcagatgaggaaacaggatcAGAGAGGgcgagtaacttgcccaagatacCAAAGCAAGTAAATGACAGGTCAAGGCCACTGACTCGAGCCTGAGCCTAAGTCTAGAAGCTGGATAGAATTTAAGAGACATAGGACCACAAATTTCAGGAGGTGCCGTTCAGGGTCATGGGGCTGCCCTGGGTGCCCAGGGAAAGAGATAACCATCTGCAGGTGTTGTATGGGACCCAGCTCCCAGTGGCTTGGGACCGCGAATGTGTGCGTCTCTTCCCAAGTCCGTGTTTGGTGACTTCACACTGGCAGCTTGAAACTGGTCAAGGTGGGACTATTTACATGACAGAAATCAttctctcttgtctcctcctcctccatcccacACTGGAGAGGTGCTTGTCAAACACCTAGTGACGTGCCACTAGCCATGCATGGTCTCTCCCACATCAATTGAAGCCACTCCAAGGCAGAGATTTATTTCTCTAAGGCTGGAGGCCtgacccagagcctggcacagaacagAAACTTGTGCAGATCAGTGGTTGCGACACTGACATCTAGGTAGGTGTTCTACTCACCCTGATTTCTAGTGCCCCCTTTTCTACAGCTGGTGTCTGGCCTAGAGGTCGTGGGGAGAGTCCAGATGCGGACAAGGCGGACGTTAAGGGGACACCTGGCCAAGATCTATGCCATGCACTGGGCTACCGACTCCAAGTGAGACTTGAGAGGCACCCAGAggtcgggggtggggaggcaggaaggagaggcttGGGTGACATGGGGTGCTCTCTGCCCAGGCTGCTCGTAAGTGCCTCGCAAGACGGGAAGCTGATCGTGTGGGACACCTATACCACCAATAAGgtagctgccccccacccctccatcccccTGTCCTTCCTTTGGGGCATTCGTTGTGCctaccctcccctgccctccccacctgggAGCTCTGCTCAGGTCctgcctctgcccaccctcccacAGGTGCATGCCATCCCCCTGCGCTCCTCCTGGGTTATGACCTGTGCCTATGCCCCGTCAGGGAACTTTGTGGCATGTGGGGGGCTGGACAACATGTGCTCCATCTACAGCCTCAAATCCCGTGAGGGCAATGTCAAGGTCAGCCGGGAGCTGTCTGCTCACACAGGTAAGTGGGAGACCCTCTCTTCCAGTCCCTGTTGCGAGAAGCCCAGGGAAGCCCCAGCACCAGGGTGCTGTGGGCCTGCAGCCAGGGCGCTGTCTTGACCACCCCCAGGTTATCTGTCTTGCTGCCGCTTCCTGGATGACAACAACATTGTGACCAGCTCCGGGGACACCACTTGGTGAGGACAGAACACCGTGGGTGCCGGGGCTTGGGGCGCAGCTCTGTCCTGGCCTTTCTGTGACAGTGTGACAGCTTCCTCTCCTCCGGCAGTGCTCTGTGGGACATCGAGACTGGGCAGCAGAAGACTGTGTTTGTGGGACACACAGGGGACTGCATGAGTCTGGCCGTCTCTCCTGACTTCAAACTCTTCATTTCGGGGGCCTGTGACGCCAGCGCCAAGCTCTGGGACGTGCGGGAGGGAACCTGTCGGCAGACATTCACTGGCCATGAGTCGGACATCAACGCCATCTGCGTGAGCCCCGCTCTGCACCCCAGCTCCCGGGAACCCCTCACCACACCCAGCACATGCATCCTTCATCCCGGCCCAAGCTCCctacccctttctttttttactttcctctttGGCATAAGTTCACCTTACAGAAAAGTTTCCAGAGTAACCAAAAAAGTTCCCGTCTACCCTTCACCGGGATTCACTGCTAACACTTTACCACATTTGCTCTATCATTCTCTCtccatggagggagggagggaagcatggaaagacagacagacacatacaccTAGATGTGGCTACAGatacattttattagttttttcccCTCGGTCTTTTGAGAGCAAGTTGCAGATTATCACGACTCTTTACCCCTTAAATACTTCAGTGCATGTTTCCTAAAAACAAGGCCATTTTCTTCTGTAGCCACAGTATAATTCTTAAAATCAGATTTAACATTGACACGATATAGTCTATCGTCTAtattcaaatttcaccagttatctcaaaaataatagcaacggtttggctttgttttgtttctgtccaGGGACATGTATTGCACTTCCTTGCCATATCTTTTCAGTTACCTTTAAACTGGAAcctttttctacttttgtctttcgtgacattgacatttttgaagagtacaaACCAGTTTTCTTTAGGCTTTCTGTCCATTTGAGTTTATCTGACATTTCATCGTGATGAGATTCAGGTCATGCATTTGCACTTGGCCCCGTACTTCCACGCTCTGatccagcctggagcctggagtctgggaCAGCCGCCGCCCTTCTAgccatgtgaccctgggcaagctgCCCGCCCTCCCTCAGCCTCAGGCTCTCGCCTGCAATGTGGAAATAAAGTCTGCTTGCCGCGCTGTAGTGAGGGGCAGGTGAAGGGTGTAGGGGAGCCGCTGGCATGTGGCTGGCGTGGGATAAATGTCAGCGGTGAAGAGCACTGGGGGACGGATAGGCAGAGAGGCTGAGGGAAAGAGCCTGTTCTGGAGC
The Lynx canadensis isolate LIC74 chromosome B4, mLynCan4.pri.v2, whole genome shotgun sequence DNA segment above includes these coding regions:
- the GNB3 gene encoding guanine nucleotide-binding protein G(I)/G(S)/G(T) subunit beta-3 codes for the protein MGEMEQLRQEAEQLKKQIADARKACADITLAELVSGLEVVGRVQMRTRRTLRGHLAKIYAMHWATDSKLLVSASQDGKLIVWDTYTTNKVHAIPLRSSWVMTCAYAPSGNFVACGGLDNMCSIYSLKSREGNVKVSRELSAHTGYLSCCRFLDDNNIVTSSGDTTCALWDIETGQQKTVFVGHTGDCMSLAVSPDFKLFISGACDASAKLWDVREGTCRQTFTGHESDINAICFFPNGEAICTGSDDASCRLFDLRADQELTAYSHESIICGITSVAFSLSGRLLFAGYDDFNCNIWDSLKGERVGVLSGHDNRVSCLGVTADGMAVATGSWDSFLKVWN